In one Neobacillus sp. CF12 genomic region, the following are encoded:
- a CDS encoding ABC transporter permease → MKSLFQIIKDNVTNFYLIIRLSLFELKSSNSNHYLGIFWEVLNPLILISIYWFVFGYGIRGGEKVGGVSFLPWLISGITVWFFISQALLQGSKSIYSRIKIIAKMNFPMSVIPSYVIMSLFYQHLILVGIAMIILAFSGYLPSLYFLQLPYFIVANMLLLLSISLITSTLSTIIRDVQMVVQAVVRVLLYLTPILWTTEKLPEVINNALKINPVYYIIEGYRSALLGTNWYFIENPLYTLYFWGLIFLLLLIGSTLHMKFRQRFVDFL, encoded by the coding sequence ATGAAATCATTATTTCAAATTATTAAAGACAATGTTACCAACTTTTATTTAATTATCCGCTTATCGCTATTTGAATTGAAGAGTAGTAATAGTAATCATTATTTGGGGATATTTTGGGAAGTGTTGAACCCGCTGATTTTAATCAGTATTTATTGGTTTGTATTTGGTTATGGAATTAGGGGGGGAGAGAAAGTAGGCGGAGTCTCCTTTCTACCATGGCTGATTTCTGGAATCACCGTTTGGTTTTTTATTTCGCAGGCTTTGCTCCAAGGGTCGAAATCTATTTATTCCAGAATTAAAATTATCGCAAAAATGAACTTTCCGATGAGTGTCATTCCTAGTTATGTTATCATGTCGTTGTTCTATCAACACCTGATCCTAGTAGGGATTGCGATGATTATATTAGCATTTTCCGGATACCTGCCTTCACTCTACTTTTTACAACTGCCCTATTTCATAGTAGCCAATATGTTATTATTACTATCGATTTCGTTGATTACTTCCACTTTATCTACGATTATTCGTGATGTACAGATGGTTGTCCAAGCAGTGGTTCGTGTGTTATTGTATTTAACGCCGATACTTTGGACGACTGAAAAGTTACCGGAAGTAATTAACAATGCATTAAAGATTAATCCCGTGTACTATATTATTGAAGGTTATCGTTCGGCCTTGTTGGGAACGAATTGGTATTTTATCGAAAATCCTCTCTATACTCTTTATTTTTGGGGATTGATCTTTCTATTATTACTAATCGGTTCAACGCTGCACATGAAGTTTAGACAGCGTTTTGTTGACTTTTTATAA
- the tagD gene encoding glycerol-3-phosphate cytidylyltransferase, whose amino-acid sequence MKKVLTYGTFDLLHWGHINLLQRAKELGDYLVVAISTDEFNAIKNKKAYHSFENRKMILEAIRYVDEVIPENTWEQKIQDVQKHDIDVFVMGDDWEGKFDFLEDHCEVIYLPRTVGISTTKIKKELLVAK is encoded by the coding sequence ATGAAAAAAGTTCTTACGTATGGTACATTTGATTTACTTCATTGGGGACATATCAACTTACTACAACGCGCAAAGGAATTAGGAGATTACCTAGTTGTCGCGATTTCAACAGATGAGTTTAATGCAATCAAGAATAAAAAAGCATACCATAGTTTTGAAAATAGAAAAATGATTTTAGAAGCTATCCGTTATGTGGATGAAGTAATCCCAGAGAACACATGGGAGCAAAAGATTCAAGACGTTCAAAAACATGATATTGATGTTTTCGTTATGGGTGACGATTGGGAAGGAAAGTTTGATTTCTTAGAAGATCATTGTGAAGTAATCTACTTACCGAGAACAGTAGGAATTTCAACAACGAAAATCAAAAAAGAATTATTAGTTGCTAAAT